AATGCTGTTCCTGAGCAGCGGAAGATTGAGTATGTTTCGTTCGATACGTCAAATCTGCCAGGCGGCAAGCCGCAGATCTCGGATGCGGATGTGTTGGCCTACTACAACGCCCATCAGGATCAGTATCAGGTCAAAGAGCAGGTGAAGGTTCGTCACATCCTGATCGCAGTTCCTGCTGGTGCCGATGCTAAGACCGATTCCGCGGCAAAAGCGAAGGCTGAGGATATCCTGAAGCAGATCAAGAGTGGCGGAAACTTTGCGGACCTAGCGAGCAAGAATTCGGACGACCCAGGCAGCAAGACGCAGGGCGGAGAATTGGGCTGGCTGGATCGCGGCAAGACAGTACCTGAGTTTGATAAGGCGGCGTTCACCCTTGCACGGGGACAGACCTCGGAGCTGGTCAAGACACAGTTCGGATATCACATCCTGCAGGTCGAGGAGAAGAAGACGGCGCATCTTCGCCCACTGGCTGAGGTGAAGCCGGAGATTGTGCCGGTGCTCGAGCAGCAGAGGGCAGGCGCGGCGGAGCAGACGTTCGCTTCGTCACTGGCTACGGATGCGAAGAAGAACGGTCTGGACAAAGCTGCTGTTTCGAAGGGGCTGCACGCGGTGACGACCGACTATGTTTCAAAGGACGGCGTGATCGCTGGGTTGGCAGATGGTTCGGGATTGTTGACGCAGGCGTTTTCGGTGGTGAAGGGTGCAGACCCGGCTCCGGTCGCTACCGGCGATGGATTTGCCGTCTTCCAGGTGACCGACGTAAAGCCGGCTCACGCTCCGGAGTTTGCGGATTACAAGTCTCACATTCTCGAGGACTACCGCGAGCAGCAGGTGCCTCAGTTGCTGAGCGCCCAGTTGAACAAGCTGGACGAGCGGGCGAAGGTGCTGAACGATCTGAAGAAGGCTGCGGCGGAGATGAACGTTCCATTGAAGACCAGCGATCTGGTCGGCAAGGATGGCCAGGTGCCGGATCTCGGTGCGATGAGCGGTGCAGGTTCGGTGGCGTTCTCGTTGCCCAAGGGCGCGATCTCAGGGCCGATCAATGCCGGGCGAGTTGGAGTTGTGCTCAGCGTGATCGACAAGCAGGAGCCCACGGCCGACGACATCGCGAAGAACTTCAACGCAACGAAAGACAAACTGCTCAACGAGCAACGGGAAGAGATCTTCCGTGTCTACATCGGCGAGTTGACCCAGAAGTACGAGAAGGGTGGCGCGGTCAGGTTCTCGAAGAAGCAGGCTGAGCCCGGTTTGCCAGCCGGCAACTAGCCGTTCGCTCCATGCTGTAAAAGATGCCCCAGGAGAATCAAGACCTGGGGCATCTTTGCGTTTTGCATCGAAGCACACTGCCGTCGATCTCGCCGGGCTGAATGGCGGCGCCTCCAGGGATACTGATCGTACCTGGGAGAGTACCTCACTAAGGCAAATAATCTAAGCCTGACGGTTAGGATGGATGGTGGCGCCGATGACTTAATTGTAGGCGAATGGCCGGGTGCGCCCAAGGGCCTATCATTTTGCGGTGCGAAGATCGATTTTTGGCATCATACGTTGAGGCTATATAGGGGGGCTGGATGAGTGGGGAAGTGAGCAATCAGGAACGTCTTTCGGGAGTCTTGCTGCATGTGACCTCGCTGCCTTCGTATGGTGGAATAGGGGACTTTGGACCTGCCGCGTATGAGTTTGTAGATTTTCTGGCAGCAGCGAAGCAGAGAATGTGGCAGGTGCTGCCTCTGAGTCCGACCGGTTATGGGAGTTCTCCCTACTCCGCGCTTTCGGCGTTTGCGGGGAATCCGCTTTTGATCAGCCTCGAAGCTCTGGTCCATGACGGGTGGATTGCAGGAGAGCGGATTGCAGGGCTGCCGGGGCATGACGGGTCCGCGGACTTTGAGGCGGCGTTTCGGCTGAAACTGCCGCTGATCGAAGAAGCAGCTGGGAACTTCCTCGACCATGCGCCGGATAACTGGCGGGCGAGCTTCCAGAGATTTTGCGAACACAACAGCTCATGGCTGCAGGACTATGCGATGTTCAACGTGCTTCGTCGTATGCACGAGTATGGCAGCTGGCATGAGTGGCCACCGGGGTATGCACGGCGTGAAGGCGATGCACTGGGCAAGCTTTTGAACGATCGTGGACGCGAGCTTGCGATTGAGCAGGTAGTCCAGTTTTTTTTCAATGAGCAGTGGTGCGCGCTGCGGGGATACTGTGCCGAGCGGAAGATTCGCATCATGGGAGATGTTGCCATCTTCGTAAACTACGACAGCGCCGATGTATGGACGCATCCCGAGATGTTTGAGCTGGACGAAGACCTAAGACCGGTTCGTGTGTCGGGTGTGCCGCCGGATTACTTTTCCGCGACCGGACAGCGTTGGGGAAATCCACTCTACAAGTGGGGTCTGTTGAAAGAGCGAGGATTCGACTGGTGGGTGGCGCGGATTCGGCGGTCGTTGACCCTGTATGACGTGATCCGGCTGGACCACTTCCGCGGGTTTGAGGCGTTCTGGTCGATTCCCGCTGAGGAGGAGACGGCGATCAATGGGCAGTGGGTGAAGGCTCCAGGGCATGAGCTGT
The nucleotide sequence above comes from Tunturibacter empetritectus. Encoded proteins:
- a CDS encoding peptidylprolyl isomerase, translated to MIRILQQDNRITKIIFAVIIGFAVITMVITLVPGIFDNATTNDASVYATVKQPGAFGRVFGESTPIKTVEVNQLASRQLQQQHFPDALLPYFLPRAGQILVQRAILKHEADRMNLQVSDEDLRRELQTGPFAQYLFPNGQYIGDDAYINFVQSAFQTTRGDFESQVKSDMELNRLQALITGGVSVSDNAVRESYKVDGTKVKFDYAVISADDVRKTINPSDSELQAFFKTNAARYANAVPEQRKIEYVSFDTSNLPGGKPQISDADVLAYYNAHQDQYQVKEQVKVRHILIAVPAGADAKTDSAAKAKAEDILKQIKSGGNFADLASKNSDDPGSKTQGGELGWLDRGKTVPEFDKAAFTLARGQTSELVKTQFGYHILQVEEKKTAHLRPLAEVKPEIVPVLEQQRAGAAEQTFASSLATDAKKNGLDKAAVSKGLHAVTTDYVSKDGVIAGLADGSGLLTQAFSVVKGADPAPVATGDGFAVFQVTDVKPAHAPEFADYKSHILEDYREQQVPQLLSAQLNKLDERAKVLNDLKKAAAEMNVPLKTSDLVGKDGQVPDLGAMSGAGSVAFSLPKGAISGPINAGRVGVVLSVIDKQEPTADDIAKNFNATKDKLLNEQREEIFRVYIGELTQKYEKGGAVRFSKKQAEPGLPAGN
- the malQ gene encoding 4-alpha-glucanotransferase: MSGEVSNQERLSGVLLHVTSLPSYGGIGDFGPAAYEFVDFLAAAKQRMWQVLPLSPTGYGSSPYSALSAFAGNPLLISLEALVHDGWIAGERIAGLPGHDGSADFEAAFRLKLPLIEEAAGNFLDHAPDNWRASFQRFCEHNSSWLQDYAMFNVLRRMHEYGSWHEWPPGYARREGDALGKLLNDRGRELAIEQVVQFFFNEQWCALRGYCAERKIRIMGDVAIFVNYDSADVWTHPEMFELDEDLRPVRVSGVPPDYFSATGQRWGNPLYKWGLLKERGFDWWVARIRRSLTLYDVIRLDHFRGFEAFWSIPAEEETAINGQWVKAPGHELFQRLKEVFGDLPFVAEDLGLITPEVDELREHFGMPGMRILQFGFSDRGAHLYLPHRYVPNTVVYTGTHDNNTTLGWWRDDVSDVERTNVQTYLQKIDHDEDIVWAMIRAAARSVANLCVFPMQDVLHLGSEARMNTPSAGAGNWCWRYGLNAVHPDFAAQLADLMAMTDRDGWEKPSEGVEAGKPVEEASKRAELGANV